TACATAGATAATAATCTTATCAAAGAAAGAAGTTAGCATAAATATGTCTCACTcacagatatacatatttcatcgcgggaccaagcaaatctaTCATGTTTCAAAAACTATTGAACATAATGCATTCATCATTATTCTGAACTATGAGATTGGACCTAAATTAACATTAAGAGTACTGGAAAATTACAACAAATCACCCAATAACATAGTGATCCAACAGGGTTTGAGATAGagttcaaaattataattttcctTTATAAGTAACAACTCTTAGATGAGTAATCTAaataatttcatattgtttCAAGAAATGCCAACTGAAATCATAATTAAATTACAATAAAGAACAAACTTGGACCACTATTTTCAATCTCTGGAGTGGGATGTGCACTTTCTGCAAAAATCCGAGATGACCGTGACTTGATAGAAAGCTATTTCTTTGGTCACTCCATATCACTGTCCTCTATGTCAATGTtctcttcttcaatttcttcattctCTGACATATCTATTTGGTTGTCATCAATGAAATCCTCTTCCTGATTATGCACACTTTTCTGAGCCTGTTCACTTGCATCATTATAATTAATGCTTTGTGGTTCAACATCACCCCTATGTAAAGACACCACGATATCAATTTCTTGATCATCAGTACGCAACATATTAAATTCAACTTCCTCTTGTTGATAAGCTTCTCCATTCAGTAACACTTCATCTTCAACCTCTATACAACTATCATTCTTTTCAGGCATATTATAAAGGTCGTGACGATTTGTTTTTACAACAACAAACCACTCTTTGTCAATCATATCATTCAAGTAGAAGACTTGTAAAGACTGAGATGCCAACACAAATGGTTCATTTGTACGCAAGGCACAACGAGTGTTCACACTTGTGAAACCGTATTTGTCAATCTTATACCCTTTTCCTAAATGAGCCACATCCCACCAATGACACCTGAAGAGGTAAACTTTCCTATTTCCCCTGTAAGACAACTCGTAAATGTCCTCTACTATGCCATAATACTCCTTTTTAGAGTCTGAATCATCTCCTCTCACAAGAACTCCACAATTCTGCGTTTTCCTTCTCGACTCAAGCTCTTTTGTTTGGAATCTAAATCCATTCACCATCAATGTAGAGTAACGATTCCTGGACCAACTGCTAAGCTTAAAAGGTCATCACTTACATGTCCTTGTGCTGATAGTTGAAAGATCTACAAATAAAAACAACCAACGcataatcaataatatcatgggATAAACACACTTATAATTCAATGTTATTTTATTAGACACCTACACGTGCACAAAACCAATCAGGAAAATCATCGGTATGCCTTTCATTTCCTATTGAACTTTGTCTTTCAATCTCTCTTTTGTGCTCCCTGCATTTTTGTAATAAAGGTAGTTAAAACAATGTAATTGAACCATTTAAATTTGAAACTGTACAACAGAAACAACGTATTCCAGAAAAACTGCATAAAAAACATAGTCCATATGCAAACATACTGCAGAAATAGAACCCGTTATATCATGTCATCTTCAAATTTCATTTGACGTAGACTAGAAAAGAAATATACTTCAGAAACTTGCAATCACTAACTCTATAAAGTTGGTCAAAAAACAATAGAGCTACAGGGATGGATAGTTTTAGGTGTTTCTTTAAGTCACCAAACGCAAATTACAGAAGACAAACAACTCTCGGCATCCAAAATATACTCCAAAGATGGATTATTCTAATTTATAGCACATTAAAATATGAAACAAGAATAACACTACAATCAATACCTAAATTTTTTACTTTAGGTGAAACAGAACTCTCGAATCCATTTCCTACTAAGTGTATCTAACATCAATGTTACTTTATCTAACAATATTGCTAATAGTATatattaattgatgcatatatatatatatatatatataacgtataAAGTTTCACATAAAAGATGATGAACAACAAAACCAAACTGAATCGCAATCATGCGACAATTATATAGCAAATTACtggaaaaaatatgaaaatccaCAAAATGGGgaagagaaaaaataagagaaatatctgtctaaaaaaaaatagattacaTAGAGTAGCTGTCGATGGGATAAACCAAAAGCTCGGACCAAATTGAAGCACTGATTTAACTTTGAAACAATGTTGGAATTAATTGAAAACTTACTCTATGAATGGCCAAACCTCTTCACAATTTTGAAGCACATACATGCCTAGTTGTTTGAACTCATGACGAGATAATTCAGCGATATCTGAACCACCTTTTGGTCGCCCACTATCTTTAAATATAGACATCTCACCATTTGGCACAGATTCATTACCATTCCTAGCCGGTCTATTGAATTTAGTTGAGATATTATTTAAGTATCGTGAGCAAAATGTGAGAGATTCTTCTGCCAAATAACCTTCGTCAATAGAACCTTCAGGACGAGCTAAGTTGCGAATATATGACTTAAGTATCCGTAAATACCTGTATCCAAACGATTGGTTAGTATAATGTGTCATTCTAAAACTATATTCAAATTAATAGAAAGCAATACCTTTCAAAAGGATACATCCATCGATATTGAACTGGTCCACCAAGCTTTGCCTCTCTTACCAAGTGAATTGGCAAATGAACCATGACATCAAAGAACGTTGGAGGaaaaacaatttcaaatttgCATAATGTGATAGCAATTTGAGCCTCTAGGATATCAAGATCTTCAATTGTCAGGCACTTAGAgcacaaattcttgaaaaatTGGCCCAACTCTATAATTGGTTCAGACACTTCCTTAGGTAGCAAACCACGTATTACTACTGGAAAAATGTCTTGTAACAATACATGGTGATCATGACATTTTAATCCATGTATCTTTTTATCCTGGATGTTGACACACCTTCAAATGTTAGATGAAAAGGCATCAGGAACCTTAAAATAGGCTAAGAAGTTGCATACCTTCAACTTCTCTTGCAGGGACAATGCATAACATACTGCCGATAACAAAATATTATTCCCATCTTCAATTGGATGTAACCCTTGCCTGATGCCAAGGTCCACCAAATCATATCTACTTTTTAATGTGTCCTTTGTCTTCCCAACTATATTCATAACAGTTGATACAATGTTGTCGGATACATTTCTTTCTATATGCATCACATCAAGGTTATGTCATAACAAAAGATTCTCCCAATAAggcaattgaaaaaaaatacttttcttcCTCCAATTATAAGCATCTTTGAGAACATCACGCTTCCGCTTTTGGACTTTATCATAAGTTACATTTCTCAAACCTTGTAATTGTGTCAGTGCTTCATCACCTGTTAAAGGATTAGGTGCAACCCCCATCTCCAGTTTCCCATCAAATAACCTCCTATTTTTACGCCATGGATTATCCATTGGAAGGAAGCGACGATGACCCATATAACACAACTTATTACGCAAGGAAATAGATTGTGTATCTTTATGGAAACACGGACATGCAAGCTTACCTTTGGTTGACCATCCCGAGAGGTTTCCATATGCAGGAAAGTCATTGATTGTCCACATGACAGCCACACGCATCATAAAATTAGATTGTGAGTATGCATCATAAGTCTCCACTCCGTTCCATAATTCTTTTAACTCTTCAATCATTGGCTGTAAGTATACATCTATATCATTACCTAGACACTTAGGGCCTAGAATAAGAAATGtcatcatgaaatatgaattcTTCATGCAATCCCATGGTGGCAAATTGTATGGAACTAGTACGACAGGCCAAATACTATGATTGGTACTCATGTTTTCGTAAGTTTGGAACCCGTCACTTGCTAAACCTAATCAAACATTTCTTAGTTCTGCTGCAAAAGTGGGATGTTGCTCGTCAAAAGATTTCCATGCCATGGAGTCTGAGGGATGTCTCAATACACCGTCATCAATACGTTCCTCTTTGTGCGACCTCATTTTTTTGACGTCTCTCTTGCCATGTACAATCTCTGCAATCTTGGTTTCATTGGAAAATGTCGCAAGACTTTATTAGCTACATTCTtgcctttattttcttttgactTCCATCTTGACTTACTGCACTTAGGACATGATTGGGCATTGGCATACTCATGCCAATATAAGATACAATTGTTCTCACATGCATCTATTTTGGTGTACCCCAAGCCTAAATCTTAAAGCACTTTCTTTGTATCATAGAAAGAATTAGGTACGAATGACCCCTCCGGAAGAACTTCTTTAAAGAAGCTCAACAATGCATCCACGGATTTGTTGCTCCAGTGATTAAGACACTTCAAGTGGAGTAGCCTAACTACAAAAGACAACTTTGACACTTTTTTACAACCAGGATATAGCTCTGTCTCACTATCTTCCAACAATTTGTAGAATTTTTTTGCTTGCACATTTGGCTCTTCATTGTCCTTGGTAGATTATTCATATCCTCCATATTCGAATACCCAAAATGTCAAgacccaaccctgtaggccgtgactagtgcccgagctggacactcgtatacgtacctgttagctataatcaatccgcaactaaacataatatggaacTTATAAAAACGAAACGTCGTCTcagaactgtcacatatatatatatatatatatatatatatatatatatcaaggcaCCAACTCACGATGAGTCACAACCATCAAAAAGATAATATAGTacacaagccgataaggctgtcataacgtatgagaacgtcccaactatacatacgcaagccgacaaggctgtcactaCGAATGaaaacgtcccaaaatataagtcatgctaacacagttgaacaacatctatatacaacccacacatatgtctacagacctctaagagtatcagcgtgacatatgacgggacgaaccccgccgtgcccacgaataaacatatatacatatatcagaagatctgtgccaaaagtctaggctccggaacaacggagcactccaagacagctgagtagaagtcctaacc
This is a stretch of genomic DNA from Lycium ferocissimum isolate CSIRO_LF1 unplaced genomic scaffold, AGI_CSIRO_Lferr_CH_V1 ctg15703, whole genome shotgun sequence. It encodes these proteins:
- the LOC132042500 gene encoding uncharacterized protein LOC132042500 isoform X1, whose product is MVNGFRFQTKELESRRKTQNCGVLVRGDDSDSKKEYYGIVEDIYELSYRGNRKVYLFRCHWWDVAHLGKGYKIDKYGFTSVNTRCALRTNEPFVLASQSLQVFYLNDMIDKEWFVVVKTNRHDLYNMPEKNDSCIEVEDEVLLNGEAYQQEEVEFNMLRTDDQEIDIVVSLHRGDVEPQSINYNDASEQAQKSVHNQEEDFIDDNQIDMSENEEIEEENIDIEDSDME
- the LOC132042500 gene encoding uncharacterized protein LOC132042500 isoform X2 — its product is MVHLPIHLVREAKLGGPVQYRWMYPFERYLRILKSYIRNLARPEGSIDEGYLAEESLTFCSRYLNNISTKFNRPARNGNESVPNGEMSIFKDSGRPKGGSDIAELSRHEFKQLGMYVLQNCEEVWPFIEEHKREIERQSSIGNERHTDDFPDWFCARIFQLSAQGHVSDDLLSLAVGPGIVTLH